CAGTTGTCGCGCTGGCGGCGCGCGTGTCTGGAGAGGCGAGAGGCGAAGTGCGTGGCGACGAAGTCGCCGAGGGCGTAGATGAGGTCCACGAGGCGAGCGGCGTCGGCGTCGTTGATGTCGTCGTCGTCGGAGTCGCAGAGGAACGAGGGCCAGGGATCGGAGTCGTAGGCGTTCATGGCCGGAACTCCTCGAGAGCGGTTTGGACGTGCTCGGTGCTGACCTGCTGGGATTTAGCCAGGGCGGCGGCGGACAGGGCGTAGTGGGCGGCGCGGTTGACGCGGCGCGGCAGTCCCTGGGAGGCTTGGTAGAGGGCCTCGGTGGCGGCGGGGTCGAACAGCGGCAGTGTGCTGCCGGCGAGTTGCAGGCGGTGGGTCAGGTAGGCGGGGAGCTCTTCACGGGAGAAGCCGTTGAGGTGGTAGCGCACGACGATGCGCTGCTCGAGCGATTCGTGCACCGCCATCGAGAGGCGGCGACGCAGCTCGGTCAGACCGACGAACAGCAGCGTCAAGCGGCGCTCGGAATCCATCGCGTAGTTGGTCAGCAGGCGCAGGTCTTCGAGCACGTCGTTGCGCAGGTGCTGCGCCTCGTCGATCACCAGGACGGGGTGCTGGCGCGCTTCGGAGGTCATGCGCAGGACCTCGGCCTGGATCGCGCGGTAGGCGCAGGCACGGTTGCGCTCGATGGGCAGGCCGAGCTGCCAGGCGATCGACTTGTACATGTCGAGCACGTTGCCGGTCGAGAGCGTGACGTAGAACAGGCGATAGAGCCCTGGGTGCAGGGCCGAGGCGAGGTGCCGGCAGGCGGTGGTCTTGCCGCTGCCGACTTCGCCGGTGATCAGGCCGATGCCGCGCAGCTCGACGAGGTGCTGCAGCCGTGCCTGGGCCTCGCGCAGCGCCACGGCGCCGAAGAGCTCGTCGGGGGCGAGCGCGCGCTCGAAGGGATAGTGGGTGAAGCCGAAGTGGGCCAGATACATCAGCGCGACTCCTCATCGGGTTTATCGGTCAGCAGCCTGCGCAGCGCCAGGCCGGGGGTGGGCTGCGATCCGGGCTGGGCCTGGGCCTCCAGAGTGCGGGAAGGCCGATTGCGGCGCACGAAGCAGTTGGCGTAGGCATCGACCGGCTTGGCGCGGTGGATGAAGACGCTGTTGTGCCAGACCTCGATGCCGCGGCCGGCGGGGGCGGCCGGGTCGAAGCGCAGGGTGACGGTCTCGTTGACGAGCGAGGCATCGACCTCGAAGACGGTGCCGTTGAGGCTGACCGTGCGATCGCGGTGCACGCGCCGCTTGGCCTCGAAGAGGAACAGGTCATCGAGATCGAGGCGCGGGTCGGGTGCGCGCAGGTGCT
This genomic window from Burkholderiales bacterium GJ-E10 contains:
- a CDS encoding type II secretory pathway, component ExeA (predicted ATPase) — encoded protein: MYLAHFGFTHYPFERALAPDELFGAVALREAQARLQHLVELRGIGLITGEVGSGKTTACRHLASALHPGLYRLFYVTLSTGNVLDMYKSIAWQLGLPIERNRACAYRAIQAEVLRMTSEARQHPVLVIDEAQHLRNDVLEDLRLLTNYAMDSERRLTLLFVGLTELRRRLSMAVHESLEQRIVVRYHLNGFSREELPAYLTHRLQLAGSTLPLFDPAATEALYQASQGLPRRVNRAAHYALSAAALAKSQQVSTEHVQTALEEFRP